The Panthera leo isolate Ple1 chromosome C2, P.leo_Ple1_pat1.1, whole genome shotgun sequence genome window below encodes:
- the LOC122198721 gene encoding zinc finger protein with KRAB and SCAN domains 7 isoform X3, which translates to MKVSTPAQEQEIHLEETTALGTSEEFLPTSPLSEGSAPGAHLEPPQDPGTYLLHNGHSGQCASQVPAVSQAGKSGDQAAATVLRMVRPQGSAAYEFLSVDYTERKWKGPALSQRAVYRSLMPENYRRVASLANEARMECPDLPAKQEVSKGLGSSDGISGGLCGVVSGEPEAGTACEGALEKLEGQPSDEEGSRLESDFFKLTHKDKGKSTKDGCDEYKDPSLSSSATEHQRVLKGQKFYQCDECGKAFNRNSHFIGHQRIHTGEKPYECNECGKTFRQTSQLIVHLRTHTGEKPYECSECGKTYRHSSHLIQHQRLHNGEKPYKCNECAKAFTQSSQLIDHQRTHTGEKPYECNECGEAFIRSKSLVRHQVLHTGKKPHKCSECGKAFCSNRNLTDHQRIHTGEKPYECNECGKAFSRSKCLIRHQSLHTGEKPYKCSECGKAFNQNSQLVDHERIHTGEKPFECNECGKAFSLSKCLIRHQRLHTGEKPYKCNECGKSFNQNSHLIIHQRIHTGEKPYECNECGKVFSYSSSLMVHQRTHTGEKPYKCSDCGKAFSDSSQLIVHQRVHTGEKPYECIECGKAFSQRSTFNHHQRTHIGDKHSGLARSLS; encoded by the exons GTTTCAACTCCTGCACAGGAACAGGAAATACATTTGGAGGAGACCACAGCCCTGGGCACATCAGAAGAATTTCTTCCTACCTCGCCCCTCAGTGAGGGTTCAGCCCCTGGAGCCCACCTGGAGCCTCCTCAGGACCCAGGGACATACCTCCTCCACAATGGGCACTCTG GTCAGTGTGCTTCCCAGGTGCCTGCCGTTTCCCAAGCTGGGAAGTCAGGAGACCAGGCAGCAGCAACTGTGCTTCGGATGGTCAGGCCCCAG GGTTCTGCAGCGTACGAGTTCCTGTCTGTGGACTATACCGAGAGGAAGTGGAAAGGTCCGGCACTCAGTCAGAGAGCCGTGTACCGGAGCCTCATGCCGGAAAATTATCGCAGAGTGGCCTCATTGG CAAATGAGGCTAGGATGGAGTGTCCAGATTTGCCTGCAAAGCAGGAAGTTTCTAAAGGACTGGGGTCATCTGATGGGATATCAGGAGGCCTCTGTGGGGTGGTTTCTGGGGAACCAGAGGCAGGAACTGCCTGTGAAGGTGCTTTAGAGAAGCTGGAAGGGCAACCCTCAGATGAGGAAGGGAGCAGACTGGAAAGTGATTTCTTCAAACTAACACACAAGGATAAAGGTAAATCCACAAAAGATGGATGTGATGAATATAAGGATCCAAGTCTGTCCTCTAGTGCTACAGAACATCAGAGAGTTCTCAAGGGACAGAAATTTTACCAGTGTGATGAATGTGGTAAAGCTTTCAATCGGAATTCGCACTTCATTGGGCACCAGagaatccatactggagagaaaccctatgagtgTAATGAGTGTGGGAAGACTTTCAGGCAGACCTCTCAGCTCATAGTTCATCTCAGAACCCATACAGGGGAAAAACCCTATGAGTGCAGTGAGTGTGGAAAGACTTACCGACACAGCTCCCATCTTATTCAACACCAGAGACTCCATAATGGCGAGAAACCATATAAATGCAATGAATGTGCTAAAGCCTTCACTCAGAGTTCCCAACTAATTGACCACCAGAGAacccatactggagagaaaccttatgaatgcaATGAGTGTGGTGAGGCCTTTATTCGGAGTAAAAGTCTCGTTCGACATCAGGTACTTCATACTGGTAAGAAACCTCACAAGtgtagtgaatgtgggaaagctttctGTTCTAATAGAAATCTTACTGATCATCAGAGAATCCATACTGGCGAAAAGCCTTATGAGTGTAatgaatgtggcaaggccttcaGTCGGAGTAAATGTCTTATTCGACATCAGAGTCTCCACACTGGGGAAAAACCATACAAatgtagtgaatgtgggaaagcctttaatCAGAACTCTCAACTTGTTGATCATGAGcgaattcatactggagaaaaaccttttgaatgtaatgaatgtggcaaGGCGTTCAGTCTCAGTAAATGTCTTATTCGACATCAGAGACTTCACACAGGTGAAAAGCCCTATAAATGCAACGAGTGTGGAAAATCCTTCAATCAGAACTCACACCTCATTATACACCAAAGAATTCACACTGGTGAGAAGCCTTATGAATGTAATGAGTGTGGGAAGGTCTTTAGTTATAGCTCCAGTCTCATGGTACATCAAAGAACCCATACTGGGgagaaaccctataaatgtaGTGattgtgggaaagccttcagtgaCAGCTCACAGCTCATTGTACAtcagagagttcacactggagagaagccctacGAGTGTATTGAgtgtgggaaagctttcagtcagCGTTCCACTTTCAATCACCACCAGCGAACTCACATCGGAGACAAACATTCAGGTCTGGCTCGCTCACTTTCTTAA